In one window of Carassius carassius chromosome 38, fCarCar2.1, whole genome shotgun sequence DNA:
- the LOC132119728 gene encoding protein Shroom2-like isoform X2, with protein sequence MEQQELSLLSGSEGEHEEQKDSGEQCVELKLSGGSPWGFTLRGGLEHHEPLLITKVEDGSRAALARLQIGDEIVSINSVLLSGYRLEAICLVKSSHKTLSLGIKRRNESSCRPHSWHSARSTDNPTTDTQKSEPNAEPDPIWQTKYDAGSLSNDFTGCWGQTNRRQVSCQFSPVGNMESVEPSSHTFSKEQPSLSKPNGGEDHPVLESPINKPNSVTCNMFLSDTADHSAPRDVTSSEGMFYRGIPSNLGVSSDCYRYLQIPMGSGGRVSPSVEEQASSKFSSTGRSNHRPVWHIPENKMSTTQAPSPPLRSDSFTATRVHEKSLVGSFPEGHSVYPPQKPYCRAVDRQLDGHEARHSYNPPSKKDFLQPYLSVEDYPNQLNPTKLFSKSSTDVRQGQNPFAYEPHHQRQHSDESTFSVYPNSTCSAKNQSTGSYYRSLQDLPTNTGRRNQARNSMAFDPNHEGQAHFRYYCITAQQPFLESPTQGRMQDERKSETGTTQGATDRSFVGSQKVVKTKYPQPYLSVPENKRTNGYSKQAISPPSSQTMSPLPNHLTSKSSSGDREILKKKDGVKPQPSRHVPNPQMEQNNSVSTYHQDNPWISKQDYKICPHKTPMLHSLAQESKKMAEKSVTAKGGGQESTDAISGKQGRRSDRYATTLLNEIQQKKAQLQKSRSAATLTCSSEVEEDSDIWKSNETSTSSSDGSFTNTYKDHLKEAQAKVLKATSFMRRDLELPGNEPSPDQLPKNPGPVYGQVTRIGGRKRFPMDKKIHSFSEPDKINEVGVEDKAAVSFADRYKFFKGSFKPVVQNPIPKQSLLSPTDEKNTKLIGDSENIHLAPLKHSKSSHSDLNTEEQQRLGTFAEYEATWKMQKKPVEKRATGRYHSAENILDSGLEESNSTVCVHERSRSSPSADFYGQKIPLPPRKSVESLPEPKDQQEARITSASERDHGPLNISEPLEPTILHVLESDVAPLSSNQKTRLARYPPPFSSHHLQVPMSEQLIPKNKSPELQQSTQPEQPETTSPFRASQEVKVQTFSPELTQGPCPSEHLERDKFSASEDNRRLDTEGMSSHTLNLLDHSSTSPKQNIDLMVTSASRTRSPSPQFSPQRLTDEPPPTVQKKDPCSSKMGETQEPNTAGRKVPIQIVCTKNGSERENQNYLLHGESSGGSEVPKIGQIKNLDSPEQSKSLFITYTSLDPSRNAEREMVLGNKEWVRSNSVGEHSEEDLKREELARDIMGKDKSLVDILDQSKMKTTMDLMEGIFPQGEQLLEGAQQRRKATFKQMSPKNTPQRIEDNLASSVSLMSSSSYYSTSAPKAELLIKMKDMQEDMEEQDSEDELDYDLSNKKQELIDSLSKKLHVLREARESLQEDVQDNNVLGEEVEATVQTVCKPNELEKFRMFVGDLDKVVSLLLSLSGRLARVENALNNLEEGALADEKHTLTEKRKLLIRQHEDAKELKENLDRRERLVYEILASHLSEERLADYQHFVKMKSALIIEQRKLEDKIKLGEEQLKCLKDSLPLEQKMLN encoded by the exons atggagcaGCAGGAGCTGTCTCTGCTCAGTGGATCAGAAGGAGAACACGAGGAGCAGAAGGACTCAGGAGAGCAGTGTGTGGAGCTGAAGCTGAGCGGTGGATCTCCGTGGGGCTTCACTCTCAGAGGAGGCCTGGAGCATCACGAGCCGCTGCTCATCACCAAG gtGGAGGACGGGAGTCGAGCAGCGCTCGCTCGACTTCAGATCGGTGATGAGATAGTCAGCATTAACTCAGTTCTTCTCAGCGGTTACAGACTGGAGGCCATTTGTCTGGTGAAAAGCTCACATAAGACACTCTCTCTGGGAATAAAACG gagGAATGAATCATCATGTAGACCCCATTCGTGGCACTCCGCTAGATCCACAGATAACCCTACCACCGACACCCAGAAATCTGAACCCAACGCTGAACCTGACCCCATCTGGCAGACAAAATATGATGCAGG GTCACTTTCAAACGACTTCACCGGCTGTTGGGGACAGACCAATCGGCGGCAAGTATCCTGCCAGTTCAGCCCTGTTGGAAATATGGAAAGTGTAGAGCCCTCATCTCATACTTTCTCAAAAGAGCAGCCATCATTGAGCAAACCCAATGGTGGAGAAGATCACCCAGTGCTTGAGAGTCCCATCAACAAACCCAATTCTGTAACATGTAACATGTTTTTGTCTGACACAGCTGACCACAGTGCACCTCGGGATGTCACGAGCTCAGAAGGGATGTTTTATAGAGGCATTCCCAGTAATTTAGGAGTTTCCAGTGACTGCTATAGATACCTGCAGATCCCCATGGGCAGCGGGGGACGAGTGAGTCCCAGTGTGGAAGAGCAAGCTAGCTCCAAATTCTCCTCCACTGGAAGATCCAACCATAGACCTGTGTGGCATATTCCTGAGAACAAGATGTCCACTACTCAAGCACCTTCTCCACCTTTGCGTAGTGATAGTTTCACTGCCACCAGAGTTCATGAGAAGAGCTTGGTGGGATCATTCCCTGAAGGACATTCTGTGTATCCACCACAGAAACCTTACTGCAGAGCTGTGGACCGACAGTTAGATGGGCATGAAGCGAGACACAGCTACAACCCACCTTCAAAAAAGGACTTTCTTCAGCCGTATCTTTCGGTTGAGGACTACCCAAACCAGCTAAACCCTACCAAACTCTTTTCCAAGTCAAGCACTGATGTTAGACAAGGCCAGAACCCGTTTGCATATGAACCTCACCATCAGAGACAGCACAGCGATGAAAGTACTTTTTCTGTGTACCCCAATTCTACATGTTCAGCAAAGAACCAGAGCACTGGGAGCTACTACCGAAGCCTTCAAGATCTGCCCACCAACACTGGCAGGAGAAATCAAGCCAGAAACTCCATGGCATTTGATCCTAATCATGAGGGCCAGGCTCATTTCCGTTACTACTGCATCACTGCCCAGCAGCCATTCCTGGAATCACCTACACAGGGTCGGATGCAAGATGAACGGAAGTCTGAAACTGGAACCACTCAAGGTGCCACGGACAGAAGCTTTGTTGGTTCTCAAAAGGTTGTGAAGACAAAGTATCCTCAGCCGTACCTCAGTGTACCTGAGAACAAGCGCACCAATGGTTACAGCAAACAGGCTATCAGTCCTCCTTCATCTCAAACTATGTCCCCATTACCAAATCATCTGACTTCAAAGTCCAGCTCCGGGGACAGAGAGATTCTAAAGAAGAAAGATGGAGTGAAGCCGCAGCCTTCCAGACATGTACCAAATCCCCAGATGGAGCAAAATAACTCTGTTTCCACTTACCACCAGGACAATCCGTGGATCAGCAAGCAGGATTACAAGATCTGTCCACACAAGACACCTATGTTGCACTCTTTGGCCCAGGAAAGCAAGAAGATGGCAGAAAAATCAGTAACGGCCAAAGGAGGTGGTCAAGAATCAACTGATGCCATCAGTGGCAAACAGGGAAGACGGAGTGACCGCTATGCCACAACTCTACTCAACGAGATCCAACAGAAGAAGGCCCAGCTTCAAAAAAGCAGGAGTGCAGCTACCTTAACCTGCTCAAGTGAAGTTGAGGAGGACTCTGACATCTGGAAGTCCAATGAGACCTCCACATCATCTTCTGATGGTTCCTTCACCAACACATACAAGGATCATCTGAAGGAAGCCCAAGCCAAAGTTCTGAAGGCCACATCGTTTATGAGGAGGGACTTGGAGCTTCCTGGGAATGAACCTTCGCCAGATCAACTTCCTAAAAATCCTGGGCCAGTTTATGGTCAAGTCACCCGCATTGGGGGGCGTAAAAGGTTTCCCATGGATAAAAAGATACATTCATTCTCTGAACCAGACAAGATCAATGAAGTAGGAGTTGAGGATAAGGCAGCTGTGTCCTTTGCGGACCGATATAAGTTCTTCAAAGGTTCCTTCAAACCAGTTGTCCAAAATCCCATTCCAAAGCAATCCCTGCTCAGTCCAACTGATgagaaaaatactaaattaattgGAGACAGTGAAAACATCCATCTAGCTCCCTTAAAACACAGTAAATCAAGCCATTCTGACCTTAATACAGAGGAGCAACAACGACTTGGTACATTTGCAGAATATGAAGCCACATGGAAAATGCAGAAGAAGCCAGTGGAAAAAAGAGCAACAGGCAGATATCATTCAGCTGAAAACATCCTGGACTCAGGCTTGGAGGAATCCAACAGCACAGTGTGTGTTCATGAAAGATCCCGTTCCTCTCCTTCTGCTGACTTCTACGGACAG aaaatccCTCTGCCACCCAGAAAATCTGTTGAATCTCTGCCTGAACCCAAGGACCAACAGGAGGCCCGTATCACTAG TGCATCTGAAAGAGACCATGGTCCGCTCAACATCTCCGAACCCCTAGAGCCCACCATACTgcatgttctggaaagtgatgtGGCACCTCTTTCCTCCAACCAGAAAACCAGACTTGCCAGGTATCCACCACCATTCTCCTCACATCATCTCCAGGTTCCCATGTCAGAGCAACTGATTCCTAAAAACAAAAGTCCTGAACTGCAGCAGTCCACCCAACCCGAACAGCCAGAAACCACAAGCCCTTTCAGAGCCTCCCAGGAAGTTAAAGTTCAGACCTTTTCTCCTGAACTAACTCAAGGACCATGTCCATCAGAACATCTTGAGAGAGACAAATTCTCAGCCTCAGAGGACAATAGGAGATTAGACACAGAGGGGATGTCTTCACACACGCTAAATCTTTTAGATCATTCCTCCACTTCTCCCAAGCAGAACATTGACCTGATGGTTACCTCAGCCAGCAGAACACGTTCTCCTTCTCCTCAGTTCTCTCCACAGAGGCTCACAGATGAGCCACCTCCGACTGTGCAGAAAAAGGATCCATGCAG TAGTAAGATGGGGGAAACACAAGAGCCAAACACTGCTGGGCGAAAGGTTCCCATACAGATCGTCTGTACAAAAAATGGTTCAGAGAGAGAAAACCAAAACTATCTGCTGCATGGTGAATCATCTGGAGGTTCTGAGGTTCCTAAAATTGGCCAGATAAAAAATCTAGATTCTCCAGAGCAATCTAAGTCGCTGTTTATTACCTACACCAGTCTGGATCCCAGTAGAAATGCAGAACGAGAGATGGTACTAGGCAATAAAGAGTGGGTGAGGAGCAATAGTGTGGGCGAACACTCAGAGGAGGACCTGAAACGAGAGGAGCTAGCCAGAGATATCATGGGGAAGGACAAGAGTCTTGTGGACATCTTGGATCAGAGTAAGATGAAGACTACCATGGATCTGATGGAGGGAATATTTCCACAGGGGGAGCAGCTCCTGGAGGGAGCGCAGCAGAGGAGGAAAGCCACCTTCAAACAGATGTCTCCCAAAAATACACCGCAGAG gatagAGGACAATTTGGCATCATCAGTGTCGTTAATGAGCAGTTCATCATATTATAGCACATCTGCACCTAAGGCAGAGCTGCTCATAAAGATGAAGGACATGCAGGAGGACATGGAGGAACAGGACTCAGAGGATGAACTCGATTATGACCTGTCAAACAAGAAG CAAGAGTTGATCGACAGTTTAAGTAAGAAGCTGCATGTGCTTCGAGAAGCTCGTGAAAGTCTTCAGGAAGACGTGCAGGACAATAACGTTTTGGGAGAGGAAGTGGAAGCCACTGTACAGACTGTCTGCAAACCCAATGAGCTGGAGAAGTTTCGCATGTTCGTTGGCGACCTGGACAAAGTGGTCAGTCTGTTGCTTTCTCTGTCCGGTCGACTGGCCCGAGTGGAAAACGCCCTGAACAACCTGGAGGAGGGAGCGTTAGCGGACGAGAAG CACACTTTGACAGAAAAACGCAAACTGCTGATTCGCCAGCATGAAGACGCCAAAGAGCTGAAGGAGAACTTGGACCGAAGGGAACGTCTGGTTTATGAGATTCTGGCCAGTCACCTCAGCGAAGAGCGTCTCGCAGACTACCAGCACTTTGTCAAAATGAAGTCAGCGCTCATCATTGAGCAGCGTAAACTGGAGGATAAGATCAAACTGGGTGAAGAGCAGCTCAAATGTCTGAAAGACAGTCTACCGCTGGAACAGAAAATGCTGAACTGA
- the LOC132119728 gene encoding protein Shroom2-like isoform X1 yields the protein MEQQELSLLSGSEGEHEEQKDSGEQCVELKLSGGSPWGFTLRGGLEHHEPLLITKVEDGSRAALARLQIGDEIVSINSVLLSGYRLEAICLVKSSHKTLSLGIKRKVKMVDIVTQTMPAESEVHVARNFLTKILRSSMRKNRFKGRNESSCRPHSWHSARSTDNPTTDTQKSEPNAEPDPIWQTKYDAGSLSNDFTGCWGQTNRRQVSCQFSPVGNMESVEPSSHTFSKEQPSLSKPNGGEDHPVLESPINKPNSVTCNMFLSDTADHSAPRDVTSSEGMFYRGIPSNLGVSSDCYRYLQIPMGSGGRVSPSVEEQASSKFSSTGRSNHRPVWHIPENKMSTTQAPSPPLRSDSFTATRVHEKSLVGSFPEGHSVYPPQKPYCRAVDRQLDGHEARHSYNPPSKKDFLQPYLSVEDYPNQLNPTKLFSKSSTDVRQGQNPFAYEPHHQRQHSDESTFSVYPNSTCSAKNQSTGSYYRSLQDLPTNTGRRNQARNSMAFDPNHEGQAHFRYYCITAQQPFLESPTQGRMQDERKSETGTTQGATDRSFVGSQKVVKTKYPQPYLSVPENKRTNGYSKQAISPPSSQTMSPLPNHLTSKSSSGDREILKKKDGVKPQPSRHVPNPQMEQNNSVSTYHQDNPWISKQDYKICPHKTPMLHSLAQESKKMAEKSVTAKGGGQESTDAISGKQGRRSDRYATTLLNEIQQKKAQLQKSRSAATLTCSSEVEEDSDIWKSNETSTSSSDGSFTNTYKDHLKEAQAKVLKATSFMRRDLELPGNEPSPDQLPKNPGPVYGQVTRIGGRKRFPMDKKIHSFSEPDKINEVGVEDKAAVSFADRYKFFKGSFKPVVQNPIPKQSLLSPTDEKNTKLIGDSENIHLAPLKHSKSSHSDLNTEEQQRLGTFAEYEATWKMQKKPVEKRATGRYHSAENILDSGLEESNSTVCVHERSRSSPSADFYGQKIPLPPRKSVESLPEPKDQQEARITSASERDHGPLNISEPLEPTILHVLESDVAPLSSNQKTRLARYPPPFSSHHLQVPMSEQLIPKNKSPELQQSTQPEQPETTSPFRASQEVKVQTFSPELTQGPCPSEHLERDKFSASEDNRRLDTEGMSSHTLNLLDHSSTSPKQNIDLMVTSASRTRSPSPQFSPQRLTDEPPPTVQKKDPCSSKMGETQEPNTAGRKVPIQIVCTKNGSERENQNYLLHGESSGGSEVPKIGQIKNLDSPEQSKSLFITYTSLDPSRNAEREMVLGNKEWVRSNSVGEHSEEDLKREELARDIMGKDKSLVDILDQSKMKTTMDLMEGIFPQGEQLLEGAQQRRKATFKQMSPKNTPQRIEDNLASSVSLMSSSSYYSTSAPKAELLIKMKDMQEDMEEQDSEDELDYDLSNKKQELIDSLSKKLHVLREARESLQEDVQDNNVLGEEVEATVQTVCKPNELEKFRMFVGDLDKVVSLLLSLSGRLARVENALNNLEEGALADEKHTLTEKRKLLIRQHEDAKELKENLDRRERLVYEILASHLSEERLADYQHFVKMKSALIIEQRKLEDKIKLGEEQLKCLKDSLPLEQKMLN from the exons atggagcaGCAGGAGCTGTCTCTGCTCAGTGGATCAGAAGGAGAACACGAGGAGCAGAAGGACTCAGGAGAGCAGTGTGTGGAGCTGAAGCTGAGCGGTGGATCTCCGTGGGGCTTCACTCTCAGAGGAGGCCTGGAGCATCACGAGCCGCTGCTCATCACCAAG gtGGAGGACGGGAGTCGAGCAGCGCTCGCTCGACTTCAGATCGGTGATGAGATAGTCAGCATTAACTCAGTTCTTCTCAGCGGTTACAGACTGGAGGCCATTTGTCTGGTGAAAAGCTCACATAAGACACTCTCTCTGGGAATAAAACG GAAAGTTAAAATGGTGGATATTGTAACGCAAACAATGCCTGCAGAAAGTGAAGTACATGTGGCCAGGAACTTTCTCACCAAGATTTTGAGAAGTTCTATGAG GAAAAACCGCTTCAAAGG gagGAATGAATCATCATGTAGACCCCATTCGTGGCACTCCGCTAGATCCACAGATAACCCTACCACCGACACCCAGAAATCTGAACCCAACGCTGAACCTGACCCCATCTGGCAGACAAAATATGATGCAGG GTCACTTTCAAACGACTTCACCGGCTGTTGGGGACAGACCAATCGGCGGCAAGTATCCTGCCAGTTCAGCCCTGTTGGAAATATGGAAAGTGTAGAGCCCTCATCTCATACTTTCTCAAAAGAGCAGCCATCATTGAGCAAACCCAATGGTGGAGAAGATCACCCAGTGCTTGAGAGTCCCATCAACAAACCCAATTCTGTAACATGTAACATGTTTTTGTCTGACACAGCTGACCACAGTGCACCTCGGGATGTCACGAGCTCAGAAGGGATGTTTTATAGAGGCATTCCCAGTAATTTAGGAGTTTCCAGTGACTGCTATAGATACCTGCAGATCCCCATGGGCAGCGGGGGACGAGTGAGTCCCAGTGTGGAAGAGCAAGCTAGCTCCAAATTCTCCTCCACTGGAAGATCCAACCATAGACCTGTGTGGCATATTCCTGAGAACAAGATGTCCACTACTCAAGCACCTTCTCCACCTTTGCGTAGTGATAGTTTCACTGCCACCAGAGTTCATGAGAAGAGCTTGGTGGGATCATTCCCTGAAGGACATTCTGTGTATCCACCACAGAAACCTTACTGCAGAGCTGTGGACCGACAGTTAGATGGGCATGAAGCGAGACACAGCTACAACCCACCTTCAAAAAAGGACTTTCTTCAGCCGTATCTTTCGGTTGAGGACTACCCAAACCAGCTAAACCCTACCAAACTCTTTTCCAAGTCAAGCACTGATGTTAGACAAGGCCAGAACCCGTTTGCATATGAACCTCACCATCAGAGACAGCACAGCGATGAAAGTACTTTTTCTGTGTACCCCAATTCTACATGTTCAGCAAAGAACCAGAGCACTGGGAGCTACTACCGAAGCCTTCAAGATCTGCCCACCAACACTGGCAGGAGAAATCAAGCCAGAAACTCCATGGCATTTGATCCTAATCATGAGGGCCAGGCTCATTTCCGTTACTACTGCATCACTGCCCAGCAGCCATTCCTGGAATCACCTACACAGGGTCGGATGCAAGATGAACGGAAGTCTGAAACTGGAACCACTCAAGGTGCCACGGACAGAAGCTTTGTTGGTTCTCAAAAGGTTGTGAAGACAAAGTATCCTCAGCCGTACCTCAGTGTACCTGAGAACAAGCGCACCAATGGTTACAGCAAACAGGCTATCAGTCCTCCTTCATCTCAAACTATGTCCCCATTACCAAATCATCTGACTTCAAAGTCCAGCTCCGGGGACAGAGAGATTCTAAAGAAGAAAGATGGAGTGAAGCCGCAGCCTTCCAGACATGTACCAAATCCCCAGATGGAGCAAAATAACTCTGTTTCCACTTACCACCAGGACAATCCGTGGATCAGCAAGCAGGATTACAAGATCTGTCCACACAAGACACCTATGTTGCACTCTTTGGCCCAGGAAAGCAAGAAGATGGCAGAAAAATCAGTAACGGCCAAAGGAGGTGGTCAAGAATCAACTGATGCCATCAGTGGCAAACAGGGAAGACGGAGTGACCGCTATGCCACAACTCTACTCAACGAGATCCAACAGAAGAAGGCCCAGCTTCAAAAAAGCAGGAGTGCAGCTACCTTAACCTGCTCAAGTGAAGTTGAGGAGGACTCTGACATCTGGAAGTCCAATGAGACCTCCACATCATCTTCTGATGGTTCCTTCACCAACACATACAAGGATCATCTGAAGGAAGCCCAAGCCAAAGTTCTGAAGGCCACATCGTTTATGAGGAGGGACTTGGAGCTTCCTGGGAATGAACCTTCGCCAGATCAACTTCCTAAAAATCCTGGGCCAGTTTATGGTCAAGTCACCCGCATTGGGGGGCGTAAAAGGTTTCCCATGGATAAAAAGATACATTCATTCTCTGAACCAGACAAGATCAATGAAGTAGGAGTTGAGGATAAGGCAGCTGTGTCCTTTGCGGACCGATATAAGTTCTTCAAAGGTTCCTTCAAACCAGTTGTCCAAAATCCCATTCCAAAGCAATCCCTGCTCAGTCCAACTGATgagaaaaatactaaattaattgGAGACAGTGAAAACATCCATCTAGCTCCCTTAAAACACAGTAAATCAAGCCATTCTGACCTTAATACAGAGGAGCAACAACGACTTGGTACATTTGCAGAATATGAAGCCACATGGAAAATGCAGAAGAAGCCAGTGGAAAAAAGAGCAACAGGCAGATATCATTCAGCTGAAAACATCCTGGACTCAGGCTTGGAGGAATCCAACAGCACAGTGTGTGTTCATGAAAGATCCCGTTCCTCTCCTTCTGCTGACTTCTACGGACAG aaaatccCTCTGCCACCCAGAAAATCTGTTGAATCTCTGCCTGAACCCAAGGACCAACAGGAGGCCCGTATCACTAG TGCATCTGAAAGAGACCATGGTCCGCTCAACATCTCCGAACCCCTAGAGCCCACCATACTgcatgttctggaaagtgatgtGGCACCTCTTTCCTCCAACCAGAAAACCAGACTTGCCAGGTATCCACCACCATTCTCCTCACATCATCTCCAGGTTCCCATGTCAGAGCAACTGATTCCTAAAAACAAAAGTCCTGAACTGCAGCAGTCCACCCAACCCGAACAGCCAGAAACCACAAGCCCTTTCAGAGCCTCCCAGGAAGTTAAAGTTCAGACCTTTTCTCCTGAACTAACTCAAGGACCATGTCCATCAGAACATCTTGAGAGAGACAAATTCTCAGCCTCAGAGGACAATAGGAGATTAGACACAGAGGGGATGTCTTCACACACGCTAAATCTTTTAGATCATTCCTCCACTTCTCCCAAGCAGAACATTGACCTGATGGTTACCTCAGCCAGCAGAACACGTTCTCCTTCTCCTCAGTTCTCTCCACAGAGGCTCACAGATGAGCCACCTCCGACTGTGCAGAAAAAGGATCCATGCAG TAGTAAGATGGGGGAAACACAAGAGCCAAACACTGCTGGGCGAAAGGTTCCCATACAGATCGTCTGTACAAAAAATGGTTCAGAGAGAGAAAACCAAAACTATCTGCTGCATGGTGAATCATCTGGAGGTTCTGAGGTTCCTAAAATTGGCCAGATAAAAAATCTAGATTCTCCAGAGCAATCTAAGTCGCTGTTTATTACCTACACCAGTCTGGATCCCAGTAGAAATGCAGAACGAGAGATGGTACTAGGCAATAAAGAGTGGGTGAGGAGCAATAGTGTGGGCGAACACTCAGAGGAGGACCTGAAACGAGAGGAGCTAGCCAGAGATATCATGGGGAAGGACAAGAGTCTTGTGGACATCTTGGATCAGAGTAAGATGAAGACTACCATGGATCTGATGGAGGGAATATTTCCACAGGGGGAGCAGCTCCTGGAGGGAGCGCAGCAGAGGAGGAAAGCCACCTTCAAACAGATGTCTCCCAAAAATACACCGCAGAG gatagAGGACAATTTGGCATCATCAGTGTCGTTAATGAGCAGTTCATCATATTATAGCACATCTGCACCTAAGGCAGAGCTGCTCATAAAGATGAAGGACATGCAGGAGGACATGGAGGAACAGGACTCAGAGGATGAACTCGATTATGACCTGTCAAACAAGAAG CAAGAGTTGATCGACAGTTTAAGTAAGAAGCTGCATGTGCTTCGAGAAGCTCGTGAAAGTCTTCAGGAAGACGTGCAGGACAATAACGTTTTGGGAGAGGAAGTGGAAGCCACTGTACAGACTGTCTGCAAACCCAATGAGCTGGAGAAGTTTCGCATGTTCGTTGGCGACCTGGACAAAGTGGTCAGTCTGTTGCTTTCTCTGTCCGGTCGACTGGCCCGAGTGGAAAACGCCCTGAACAACCTGGAGGAGGGAGCGTTAGCGGACGAGAAG CACACTTTGACAGAAAAACGCAAACTGCTGATTCGCCAGCATGAAGACGCCAAAGAGCTGAAGGAGAACTTGGACCGAAGGGAACGTCTGGTTTATGAGATTCTGGCCAGTCACCTCAGCGAAGAGCGTCTCGCAGACTACCAGCACTTTGTCAAAATGAAGTCAGCGCTCATCATTGAGCAGCGTAAACTGGAGGATAAGATCAAACTGGGTGAAGAGCAGCTCAAATGTCTGAAAGACAGTCTACCGCTGGAACAGAAAATGCTGAACTGA